The Nocardiopsis composta genome includes the window CGGTGACGAAGTGGAACCCGGCCGCGTGCAGCCGGCGGAGGATGTCGGGGACCGCGTCGACCGTGGAGGCGTGGATGTCGTGCATCAGCACCACGCTGCCCGGGCGGGTGCCGTCCACCGCGGCGTCGGCGACCTTGCCGCTGTCCCGGGACTTCCAGTCCATGGTGTCGACGTCCCAGAGCAGCACCGGCGCGCCGGCGCTCTTCAGCGTGGTGCCGTTGAAGGAGCCGTAAGGCGGGCGCATGGTCAGCGGCGGCGCCCCGGCCGCCTCCTCGATGGCCTCGGCGGTGCGCTCCAGGTCGTCGGCGACCGCGCCGCCGGACTTCTTCGCCAGGTCGTCGTGCTTCCAGGAGTGGTTGCCCAGCTCGTGCCCCTCCTCGTGGATTCGCCGGACCGTCTCCGGGTCCTCCACGACGAGCTGTCCCAGCAGGTAGAAGGTGGCCTTCGCGGAGTAGGCGTCCAGCTCGTCCAGCAGCCGCGCGGTGTGTTCGCCGGGGCCGTCGTCGAAGGTCAGCGCGGTGCACGGCACCCGGGCGCAGTCCAGGGCGGCGTCCGGCGCCTCCTCGGCGCCCTCCAGTTCCAGCGGCGCGCCGCCGGCGACCGCGTCGCGGGCCCGCACCCCGAACTCCGACAGCAGCGGGGCGGCCTGCTCGCCGGCGACCGGCACGCGCAGCTCCCCGGAGCCGCCCGGGGCGACCGTCACCACCAGGCCGCCCGCGGCGTCGAAGGCGACGTCCTGCAGCGGCGAGTCGGCGTACTCCTCGGCCAGGGCGCGGGCCCCCTCGGGGTCGACCTGCGGGGCCTGTCCGGCCTCGGGGACGGCCGGCGGTTCGGCGGTGCCGTCGGAGACCAGGCCGGCCGGCATGTCCCCGGGGGCGACCCCGGCCTCCGCGCGCAGCGCCCGCGCCACCGCGGCGTCCAGCGCGGCGACCTGGTCGGCGCCGCCGAACAGCGCGGTCCACGGCAGGGCCCGCCCGGCGGACCCGTCGAACCAGCGGGTGGTCGTCTCCACCCGGGTCTCGCCGTCCACCGAGGTCTCCCGGACGATGCGGGCGCCCAGCACGTCCCCGGAGGCGGCGAGGAACTCGGCGCGCTGCTCCAGAGAGGCGGGCCCGTCCCCGGAACCGTGCTCGGTGAGGAACGCGGTCTGCGCCTCGGCCATGGAGGTGCGCACCTCGCCGCCGAACGCGGGGGCGCCGGGGACCGCGGGGTAGGAGGCGGAGACCGCGACCCCGCCCTGCTCGACGCGGTACTCGACCGTCTCCGCCCCGGCGACGGAGTCCGGGACGACCGGCTCGGGGGCGGCGGCCGGCGCCGAGCGCACCGCGGCCGCGGCGGGCACGGCGAGCAGCACCAGGGCGGTGAGGCCGGCCAGCACATGCCGGGGGGAGACGCGCCGGAACCGGTCGGGCGGCCGGAAGCGGGAAAGGCGATCAGGCAGCCGGAGACGGGAAAGGTCGGGGCGGCGGAACCGGAACGGGATCTCCAACGTAGGGCTCATCCGGGATAGAGGATCGGAGGCGGAGCGGGCGCCGGGACGGTGGTCGCGGCCGGTGCGGAATGGGGGTCCGCCGGGCCGCACCGTGAACATACGGTGGTGCGCTTCGGGACGCAATCGGGCGATCACGGCGCATGCCGCGCCGTGGAGGAAACGGGAACGGCCTGGTAACGAATCCGATCGTGCCGGGAACCCGGGGCGCGGTCCGCGCATCAGAGGTGAGAACATCGGCAGGCCGCC containing:
- a CDS encoding polysaccharide deacetylase family protein; translation: MSPTLEIPFRFRRPDLSRLRLPDRLSRFRPPDRFRRVSPRHVLAGLTALVLLAVPAAAAVRSAPAAAPEPVVPDSVAGAETVEYRVEQGGVAVSASYPAVPGAPAFGGEVRTSMAEAQTAFLTEHGSGDGPASLEQRAEFLAASGDVLGARIVRETSVDGETRVETTTRWFDGSAGRALPWTALFGGADQVAALDAAVARALRAEAGVAPGDMPAGLVSDGTAEPPAVPEAGQAPQVDPEGARALAEEYADSPLQDVAFDAAGGLVVTVAPGGSGELRVPVAGEQAAPLLSEFGVRARDAVAGGAPLELEGAEEAPDAALDCARVPCTALTFDDGPGEHTARLLDELDAYSAKATFYLLGQLVVEDPETVRRIHEEGHELGNHSWKHDDLAKKSGGAVADDLERTAEAIEEAAGAPPLTMRPPYGSFNGTTLKSAGAPVLLWDVDTMDWKSRDSGKVADAAVDGTRPGSVVLMHDIHASTVDAVPDILRRLHAAGFHFVTVQELFAGAELEDGTAYDRRPEDPEQG